A genomic window from Stigmatopora argus isolate UIUO_Sarg chromosome 13, RoL_Sarg_1.0, whole genome shotgun sequence includes:
- the pde1a gene encoding dual specificity calcium/calmodulin-dependent 3',5'-cyclic nucleotide phosphodiesterase 1A isoform X2, translated as MKWLHLRRERERDKERKRVGQEEKKRGSLRRRIPSLSESQQPLCRCHGNAVQCAGLGFLLPPSLSLSLFLSLSIHPSSQPALVATAIHSGTTRRTGEVHSDARREQLHELPARRGPTSTTPLDGRLPLPPLVRMNAQEEDRSQVQEEPDREGGEEEEEEEEEEEEKRSVRTEGERDAREEPLSMEREDPSEEEEDEEEKRNIIRMEGERDVREDPSEEEEDELEEVQISAVAQGEEQQMAEREEERHHNSQVLLRLRGMLKTAMEQLDRGVVDVGQLRANLRMAAAMLDAVYADETKRLLDPEDELSELRAESVPREVRDWLACTFSREMGVAKRRPEEKPRFRSIVHAVQAGIFVERMYRRTSNMAGLTYPPAANAALKDVDQWSFDVFLLHEGTGEHALKFLVYDLLTRYDLINRFRIPVPALVQFVEALESGYSKHKNPYHNLIHAADVTQTAHFLMLHTGTMHWLNELEILAMVLAAAIHDFEHTGTTNNFHIHTRSEVATLYNDRSVLENHHVSAAYRLMADDDTNILINLNKDDWRPLRALVIEMVMSTDMSCHFQQIKSMRNVLAQPHGVDKVKLLSLMLHAADISHPAKSWPLHYRWTHSLMEEFFRQGDKEVELGLPFSPLCDRKATMIAQSQIGFIDFIVEPTFGVLVEVAQKVMAPLLEEERKGSESGSGSVAVDSLQRRAHRADFSLAAVDLPALGRRLSDVINRNKDRWKELSVDELANREQEDPEEEESSESPVHRADQSRDSPEQTPNRQESPDIRTENRSGWNGAGPGEEEEEEDREVPENA; from the exons ATGAAATGGCTACAtttgaggagagagagagagagagataaagaaagaaaacgagtcgggcaggaggaaaaaaaaagggggagtctGCGCCGCAGGATTCCATCACTCTCTGAAAGCCAGCAGCCGCTTTGCCGTTGCCACGGTAACGCTGTCCAATGCGCTGGGCTTGGCTTTCTCCTCCcgccctctctttctctctctctttttctgtctctctccatccatccatccagccaGCCAGCGTTGGTTGCCACGGCGATCCACTCCGGGACCACCCGTCGGACCGGAG aggTCCACTCTGACGCCAGGAGGGAACAACTCCATGAACTTCCCGCTCGGCGTGGCCCGACGTCCACGACGCCGCTCGACGGACGCCTCCCTCTGCCCCCGCTCGTCCGCATGAACGCCCAGGAGGAGGACCGCAGCCAGGTGCAGGAGGAGCCGGACCGAGAaggaggagaggaggaggaagaagaagaggaggaggaagaggagaaaagGAGCGTCCGTACGGAGGGTGAGCGAGACGCGCGGGAGGAGCCTTTGAGCATGGAGCGGGAGGATCcaagtgaggaggaggaggacgaggaagaGAAAAGAAACATCATCCGGATGGAGGGGGAGCGAGACGTACGGGAGGATCcaagtgaggaggaggaggacgagctGGAGGAGGTCCAGATCTCGGCAGTGGCGCAGGGAGAAGAGCAACAAATGGCCGAACGGGAGGAAGAACGCCACCATAACAGTCAGGTTCTGCTTCGCCTCCGAGGAAT GCTGAAGACGGCCATGGAGCAACTGGACCGCGGCGTGGTGGACGTCGGCCAGCTGCGCGCCAACCTGCGGATGGCGGCCGCCATGCTGGACGCCGTCTACGCCGACGAGACCAA GCGTCTGTTGGACCCCGAGGACGAGCTGAGCGAGCTTCGGGCCGAGTCGGTGCCCAGGGAGgtccgcgattggctggcctgcACCTTCAGCCGCGAGATGGGCGTGGCCAAGCGCCGCCCCGAGGAGAAGCCGCGCTTCCGCAGCATCGTCCACGCCGTGCAGGCCGGCATTTTCGTCGAGAG GATGTACAGACGGACGTCCAACATGGCCGGCCTGACGTACCCGCCGGCGGCAAACGCGGCGCTCAAG GACGTGGACCAGTGGTCCTTTGACGTCTTTTTGCTTCATGAGGGCACGGGCGAGCACGCCCTCAAGTTCCTGGTCTACGACCTCCTCACGCGCTACGACCTCATCAACAGGTTCAGG ATCCCGGTCCCGGCGCTGGTCCAGTTCGTGGAGGCTCTGGAGAGCGGCTACAGCAAACACAAGAACCCCTACCACAACCTGATCCACGCCGCCGACGTGACGCAGACGGCGCACTTTCTCATGCTGCACACGGGAACCATG CACTGGCTCAACGAACTGGAGATCCTGGCCATGGTTTTGGCGGCGGCCATTCACGACTTTGAGCACACGGGCACCACCAACAACTTTCACATCCACACCAG GTCCGAGGTGGCCACCTTGTACAACGACCGCTCGGTGCTGGAGAACCACCACGTGAGCGCCGCCTACAGGCTGATGGCGGACGACGACACCAACATCCTGATCAACCTCAACAAGGACGACTGGAGGCCA CTGCGCGCGCTGGTGATTGAGATGGTGATGTCGACGGACATGTCGTGCCACTTCCAGCAGATCAAGAGCATGAGGAACGTCCTGGCGCAGCCGCACGG CGTGGACAAGGTGAAGCTTCTGTCTCTGATGCTGCACGCCGCCGACATCAGCCACCCGGCCAAAAGCTGGCCTCTGCACTACCGCTGGACGCACAGTCTCATGGAGGAGTTCTTCAGACAG GGGGACAAAGAAGTGGAGCTGGGCCTTCCCTTTTCTCCTCTGTGTGACCGCAAAGCCACCATGATCGCGCAGTCGCAGATCG GTTTCATCGACTTCATCGTGGAGCCCACCTTCGGCGTCCTGGTGGAGGTGGCCCAGAAAGTCATGGCCCCCCTGCTGGAGGAGGAGAGGAAAGGGAGCGAGTCGGGAAGCGGCTCGGTGGCCGTCGACTCGCTCCAGAGGCGCGCCCACCGTGCCGACTTCTCGCTGGCCGCCGTCGACCTGCCCGCGCTGGGGAGGCGCCTGAGCGACGTCATCAACCGCAACAAGGACAGGTGGAAGGAGCTCTCCGTGGACG AATTGGCCAATAGGGAGCAAGAAGacccggaggaggaggagtcgtCAGAGAGCCCCGTTCACAGGGCCGACCAATCACGGGACTCGCCCGAGCAAACGCCAAACCGCCAAGAGTCGCCCGACATCCGGACGGAAAACCGTTCCGGATGGAACG GGGCGGGGCCgggagaggaagaagaagaggaggaccgGGAAGTGCCCGAAAACGCCTAG
- the pde1a gene encoding dual specificity calcium/calmodulin-dependent 3',5'-cyclic nucleotide phosphodiesterase 1A isoform X3 — MKWLHLRRERERDKERKRVGQEEKKRGSLRRRIPSLSESQQPLCRCHGNAVQCAGLGFLLPPSLSLSLFLSLSIHPSSQPALVATAIHSGTTRRTGEVHSDARREQLHELPARRGPTSTTPLDGRLPLPPLVRMNAQEEDRSQVQEEPDREGGEEEEEEEEEEEEKRSVRTEGERDAREEPLSMEREDPSEEEEEEDELEEVQISAVAQGEEQQMAEREEERHHNSQVLLRLRGMRKYKSTSQRLKTAMEQLDRGVVDVGQLRANLRMAAAMLDAVYADETKRLLDPEDELSELRAESVPREVRDWLACTFSREMGVAKRRPEEKPRFRSIVHAVQAGIFVERMYRRTSNMAGLTYPPAANAALKDVDQWSFDVFLLHEGTGEHALKFLVYDLLTRYDLINRFRIPVPALVQFVEALESGYSKHKNPYHNLIHAADVTQTAHFLMLHTGTMHWLNELEILAMVLAAAIHDFEHTGTTNNFHIHTRSEVATLYNDRSVLENHHVSAAYRLMADDDTNILINLNKDDWRPLRALVIEMVMSTDMSCHFQQIKSMRNVLAQPHGVDKVKLLSLMLHAADISHPAKSWPLHYRWTHSLMEEFFRQGDKEVELGLPFSPLCDRKATMIAQSQIGFIDFIVEPTFGVLVEVAQKVMAPLLEEERKGSESGSGSVAVDSLQRRAHRADFSLAAVDLPALGRRLSDVINRNKDRWKELSVDELANREQEDPEEEESSESPVHRADQSRDSPEQTPNRQESPDIRTENRSGWNGAGPGEEEEEEDREVPENA; from the exons ATGAAATGGCTACAtttgaggagagagagagagagagataaagaaagaaaacgagtcgggcaggaggaaaaaaaaagggggagtctGCGCCGCAGGATTCCATCACTCTCTGAAAGCCAGCAGCCGCTTTGCCGTTGCCACGGTAACGCTGTCCAATGCGCTGGGCTTGGCTTTCTCCTCCcgccctctctttctctctctctttttctgtctctctccatccatccatccagccaGCCAGCGTTGGTTGCCACGGCGATCCACTCCGGGACCACCCGTCGGACCGGAG aggTCCACTCTGACGCCAGGAGGGAACAACTCCATGAACTTCCCGCTCGGCGTGGCCCGACGTCCACGACGCCGCTCGACGGACGCCTCCCTCTGCCCCCGCTCGTCCGCATGAACGCCCAGGAGGAGGACCGCAGCCAGGTGCAGGAGGAGCCGGACCGAGAaggaggagaggaggaggaagaagaagaggaggaggaagaggagaaaagGAGCGTCCGTACGGAGGGTGAGCGAGACGCGCGGGAGGAGCCTTTGAGCATGGAGCGGGAGGATCcaagtgaggag gaggaggaggaggacgagctGGAGGAGGTCCAGATCTCGGCAGTGGCGCAGGGAGAAGAGCAACAAATGGCCGAACGGGAGGAAGAACGCCACCATAACAGTCAGGTTCTGCTTCGCCTCCGAGGAAT GCGGAAATACAAAAGCACATCACAAAG GCTGAAGACGGCCATGGAGCAACTGGACCGCGGCGTGGTGGACGTCGGCCAGCTGCGCGCCAACCTGCGGATGGCGGCCGCCATGCTGGACGCCGTCTACGCCGACGAGACCAA GCGTCTGTTGGACCCCGAGGACGAGCTGAGCGAGCTTCGGGCCGAGTCGGTGCCCAGGGAGgtccgcgattggctggcctgcACCTTCAGCCGCGAGATGGGCGTGGCCAAGCGCCGCCCCGAGGAGAAGCCGCGCTTCCGCAGCATCGTCCACGCCGTGCAGGCCGGCATTTTCGTCGAGAG GATGTACAGACGGACGTCCAACATGGCCGGCCTGACGTACCCGCCGGCGGCAAACGCGGCGCTCAAG GACGTGGACCAGTGGTCCTTTGACGTCTTTTTGCTTCATGAGGGCACGGGCGAGCACGCCCTCAAGTTCCTGGTCTACGACCTCCTCACGCGCTACGACCTCATCAACAGGTTCAGG ATCCCGGTCCCGGCGCTGGTCCAGTTCGTGGAGGCTCTGGAGAGCGGCTACAGCAAACACAAGAACCCCTACCACAACCTGATCCACGCCGCCGACGTGACGCAGACGGCGCACTTTCTCATGCTGCACACGGGAACCATG CACTGGCTCAACGAACTGGAGATCCTGGCCATGGTTTTGGCGGCGGCCATTCACGACTTTGAGCACACGGGCACCACCAACAACTTTCACATCCACACCAG GTCCGAGGTGGCCACCTTGTACAACGACCGCTCGGTGCTGGAGAACCACCACGTGAGCGCCGCCTACAGGCTGATGGCGGACGACGACACCAACATCCTGATCAACCTCAACAAGGACGACTGGAGGCCA CTGCGCGCGCTGGTGATTGAGATGGTGATGTCGACGGACATGTCGTGCCACTTCCAGCAGATCAAGAGCATGAGGAACGTCCTGGCGCAGCCGCACGG CGTGGACAAGGTGAAGCTTCTGTCTCTGATGCTGCACGCCGCCGACATCAGCCACCCGGCCAAAAGCTGGCCTCTGCACTACCGCTGGACGCACAGTCTCATGGAGGAGTTCTTCAGACAG GGGGACAAAGAAGTGGAGCTGGGCCTTCCCTTTTCTCCTCTGTGTGACCGCAAAGCCACCATGATCGCGCAGTCGCAGATCG GTTTCATCGACTTCATCGTGGAGCCCACCTTCGGCGTCCTGGTGGAGGTGGCCCAGAAAGTCATGGCCCCCCTGCTGGAGGAGGAGAGGAAAGGGAGCGAGTCGGGAAGCGGCTCGGTGGCCGTCGACTCGCTCCAGAGGCGCGCCCACCGTGCCGACTTCTCGCTGGCCGCCGTCGACCTGCCCGCGCTGGGGAGGCGCCTGAGCGACGTCATCAACCGCAACAAGGACAGGTGGAAGGAGCTCTCCGTGGACG AATTGGCCAATAGGGAGCAAGAAGacccggaggaggaggagtcgtCAGAGAGCCCCGTTCACAGGGCCGACCAATCACGGGACTCGCCCGAGCAAACGCCAAACCGCCAAGAGTCGCCCGACATCCGGACGGAAAACCGTTCCGGATGGAACG GGGCGGGGCCgggagaggaagaagaagaggaggaccgGGAAGTGCCCGAAAACGCCTAG
- the pde1a gene encoding dual specificity calcium/calmodulin-dependent 3',5'-cyclic nucleotide phosphodiesterase 1A isoform X4, with protein MKWLHLRRERERDKERKRVGQEEKKRGSLRRRIPSLSESQQPLCRCHGNAVQCAGLGFLLPPSLSLSLFLSLSIHPSSQPALVATAIHSGTTRRTGEVHSDARREQLHELPARRGPTSTTPLDGRLPLPPLVRMNAQEEDRSQVQEEPDREGGEEEEEEEEEEEEKRSVRTEGERDAREEPLSMEREDPSEEEEEEDELEEVQISAVAQGEEQQMAEREEERHHNSQVLLRLRGMLKTAMEQLDRGVVDVGQLRANLRMAAAMLDAVYADETKRLLDPEDELSELRAESVPREVRDWLACTFSREMGVAKRRPEEKPRFRSIVHAVQAGIFVERMYRRTSNMAGLTYPPAANAALKDVDQWSFDVFLLHEGTGEHALKFLVYDLLTRYDLINRFRIPVPALVQFVEALESGYSKHKNPYHNLIHAADVTQTAHFLMLHTGTMHWLNELEILAMVLAAAIHDFEHTGTTNNFHIHTRSEVATLYNDRSVLENHHVSAAYRLMADDDTNILINLNKDDWRPLRALVIEMVMSTDMSCHFQQIKSMRNVLAQPHGVDKVKLLSLMLHAADISHPAKSWPLHYRWTHSLMEEFFRQGDKEVELGLPFSPLCDRKATMIAQSQIGFIDFIVEPTFGVLVEVAQKVMAPLLEEERKGSESGSGSVAVDSLQRRAHRADFSLAAVDLPALGRRLSDVINRNKDRWKELSVDELANREQEDPEEEESSESPVHRADQSRDSPEQTPNRQESPDIRTENRSGWNGAGPGEEEEEEDREVPENA; from the exons ATGAAATGGCTACAtttgaggagagagagagagagagataaagaaagaaaacgagtcgggcaggaggaaaaaaaaagggggagtctGCGCCGCAGGATTCCATCACTCTCTGAAAGCCAGCAGCCGCTTTGCCGTTGCCACGGTAACGCTGTCCAATGCGCTGGGCTTGGCTTTCTCCTCCcgccctctctttctctctctctttttctgtctctctccatccatccatccagccaGCCAGCGTTGGTTGCCACGGCGATCCACTCCGGGACCACCCGTCGGACCGGAG aggTCCACTCTGACGCCAGGAGGGAACAACTCCATGAACTTCCCGCTCGGCGTGGCCCGACGTCCACGACGCCGCTCGACGGACGCCTCCCTCTGCCCCCGCTCGTCCGCATGAACGCCCAGGAGGAGGACCGCAGCCAGGTGCAGGAGGAGCCGGACCGAGAaggaggagaggaggaggaagaagaagaggaggaggaagaggagaaaagGAGCGTCCGTACGGAGGGTGAGCGAGACGCGCGGGAGGAGCCTTTGAGCATGGAGCGGGAGGATCcaagtgaggag gaggaggaggaggacgagctGGAGGAGGTCCAGATCTCGGCAGTGGCGCAGGGAGAAGAGCAACAAATGGCCGAACGGGAGGAAGAACGCCACCATAACAGTCAGGTTCTGCTTCGCCTCCGAGGAAT GCTGAAGACGGCCATGGAGCAACTGGACCGCGGCGTGGTGGACGTCGGCCAGCTGCGCGCCAACCTGCGGATGGCGGCCGCCATGCTGGACGCCGTCTACGCCGACGAGACCAA GCGTCTGTTGGACCCCGAGGACGAGCTGAGCGAGCTTCGGGCCGAGTCGGTGCCCAGGGAGgtccgcgattggctggcctgcACCTTCAGCCGCGAGATGGGCGTGGCCAAGCGCCGCCCCGAGGAGAAGCCGCGCTTCCGCAGCATCGTCCACGCCGTGCAGGCCGGCATTTTCGTCGAGAG GATGTACAGACGGACGTCCAACATGGCCGGCCTGACGTACCCGCCGGCGGCAAACGCGGCGCTCAAG GACGTGGACCAGTGGTCCTTTGACGTCTTTTTGCTTCATGAGGGCACGGGCGAGCACGCCCTCAAGTTCCTGGTCTACGACCTCCTCACGCGCTACGACCTCATCAACAGGTTCAGG ATCCCGGTCCCGGCGCTGGTCCAGTTCGTGGAGGCTCTGGAGAGCGGCTACAGCAAACACAAGAACCCCTACCACAACCTGATCCACGCCGCCGACGTGACGCAGACGGCGCACTTTCTCATGCTGCACACGGGAACCATG CACTGGCTCAACGAACTGGAGATCCTGGCCATGGTTTTGGCGGCGGCCATTCACGACTTTGAGCACACGGGCACCACCAACAACTTTCACATCCACACCAG GTCCGAGGTGGCCACCTTGTACAACGACCGCTCGGTGCTGGAGAACCACCACGTGAGCGCCGCCTACAGGCTGATGGCGGACGACGACACCAACATCCTGATCAACCTCAACAAGGACGACTGGAGGCCA CTGCGCGCGCTGGTGATTGAGATGGTGATGTCGACGGACATGTCGTGCCACTTCCAGCAGATCAAGAGCATGAGGAACGTCCTGGCGCAGCCGCACGG CGTGGACAAGGTGAAGCTTCTGTCTCTGATGCTGCACGCCGCCGACATCAGCCACCCGGCCAAAAGCTGGCCTCTGCACTACCGCTGGACGCACAGTCTCATGGAGGAGTTCTTCAGACAG GGGGACAAAGAAGTGGAGCTGGGCCTTCCCTTTTCTCCTCTGTGTGACCGCAAAGCCACCATGATCGCGCAGTCGCAGATCG GTTTCATCGACTTCATCGTGGAGCCCACCTTCGGCGTCCTGGTGGAGGTGGCCCAGAAAGTCATGGCCCCCCTGCTGGAGGAGGAGAGGAAAGGGAGCGAGTCGGGAAGCGGCTCGGTGGCCGTCGACTCGCTCCAGAGGCGCGCCCACCGTGCCGACTTCTCGCTGGCCGCCGTCGACCTGCCCGCGCTGGGGAGGCGCCTGAGCGACGTCATCAACCGCAACAAGGACAGGTGGAAGGAGCTCTCCGTGGACG AATTGGCCAATAGGGAGCAAGAAGacccggaggaggaggagtcgtCAGAGAGCCCCGTTCACAGGGCCGACCAATCACGGGACTCGCCCGAGCAAACGCCAAACCGCCAAGAGTCGCCCGACATCCGGACGGAAAACCGTTCCGGATGGAACG GGGCGGGGCCgggagaggaagaagaagaggaggaccgGGAAGTGCCCGAAAACGCCTAG
- the pde1a gene encoding dual specificity calcium/calmodulin-dependent 3',5'-cyclic nucleotide phosphodiesterase 1A isoform X1, which produces MKWLHLRRERERDKERKRVGQEEKKRGSLRRRIPSLSESQQPLCRCHGNAVQCAGLGFLLPPSLSLSLFLSLSIHPSSQPALVATAIHSGTTRRTGEVHSDARREQLHELPARRGPTSTTPLDGRLPLPPLVRMNAQEEDRSQVQEEPDREGGEEEEEEEEEEEEKRSVRTEGERDAREEPLSMEREDPSEEEEDEEEKRNIIRMEGERDVREDPSEEEEDELEEVQISAVAQGEEQQMAEREEERHHNSQVLLRLRGMRKYKSTSQRLKTAMEQLDRGVVDVGQLRANLRMAAAMLDAVYADETKRLLDPEDELSELRAESVPREVRDWLACTFSREMGVAKRRPEEKPRFRSIVHAVQAGIFVERMYRRTSNMAGLTYPPAANAALKDVDQWSFDVFLLHEGTGEHALKFLVYDLLTRYDLINRFRIPVPALVQFVEALESGYSKHKNPYHNLIHAADVTQTAHFLMLHTGTMHWLNELEILAMVLAAAIHDFEHTGTTNNFHIHTRSEVATLYNDRSVLENHHVSAAYRLMADDDTNILINLNKDDWRPLRALVIEMVMSTDMSCHFQQIKSMRNVLAQPHGVDKVKLLSLMLHAADISHPAKSWPLHYRWTHSLMEEFFRQGDKEVELGLPFSPLCDRKATMIAQSQIGFIDFIVEPTFGVLVEVAQKVMAPLLEEERKGSESGSGSVAVDSLQRRAHRADFSLAAVDLPALGRRLSDVINRNKDRWKELSVDELANREQEDPEEEESSESPVHRADQSRDSPEQTPNRQESPDIRTENRSGWNGAGPGEEEEEEDREVPENA; this is translated from the exons ATGAAATGGCTACAtttgaggagagagagagagagagataaagaaagaaaacgagtcgggcaggaggaaaaaaaaagggggagtctGCGCCGCAGGATTCCATCACTCTCTGAAAGCCAGCAGCCGCTTTGCCGTTGCCACGGTAACGCTGTCCAATGCGCTGGGCTTGGCTTTCTCCTCCcgccctctctttctctctctctttttctgtctctctccatccatccatccagccaGCCAGCGTTGGTTGCCACGGCGATCCACTCCGGGACCACCCGTCGGACCGGAG aggTCCACTCTGACGCCAGGAGGGAACAACTCCATGAACTTCCCGCTCGGCGTGGCCCGACGTCCACGACGCCGCTCGACGGACGCCTCCCTCTGCCCCCGCTCGTCCGCATGAACGCCCAGGAGGAGGACCGCAGCCAGGTGCAGGAGGAGCCGGACCGAGAaggaggagaggaggaggaagaagaagaggaggaggaagaggagaaaagGAGCGTCCGTACGGAGGGTGAGCGAGACGCGCGGGAGGAGCCTTTGAGCATGGAGCGGGAGGATCcaagtgaggaggaggaggacgaggaagaGAAAAGAAACATCATCCGGATGGAGGGGGAGCGAGACGTACGGGAGGATCcaagtgaggaggaggaggacgagctGGAGGAGGTCCAGATCTCGGCAGTGGCGCAGGGAGAAGAGCAACAAATGGCCGAACGGGAGGAAGAACGCCACCATAACAGTCAGGTTCTGCTTCGCCTCCGAGGAAT GCGGAAATACAAAAGCACATCACAAAG GCTGAAGACGGCCATGGAGCAACTGGACCGCGGCGTGGTGGACGTCGGCCAGCTGCGCGCCAACCTGCGGATGGCGGCCGCCATGCTGGACGCCGTCTACGCCGACGAGACCAA GCGTCTGTTGGACCCCGAGGACGAGCTGAGCGAGCTTCGGGCCGAGTCGGTGCCCAGGGAGgtccgcgattggctggcctgcACCTTCAGCCGCGAGATGGGCGTGGCCAAGCGCCGCCCCGAGGAGAAGCCGCGCTTCCGCAGCATCGTCCACGCCGTGCAGGCCGGCATTTTCGTCGAGAG GATGTACAGACGGACGTCCAACATGGCCGGCCTGACGTACCCGCCGGCGGCAAACGCGGCGCTCAAG GACGTGGACCAGTGGTCCTTTGACGTCTTTTTGCTTCATGAGGGCACGGGCGAGCACGCCCTCAAGTTCCTGGTCTACGACCTCCTCACGCGCTACGACCTCATCAACAGGTTCAGG ATCCCGGTCCCGGCGCTGGTCCAGTTCGTGGAGGCTCTGGAGAGCGGCTACAGCAAACACAAGAACCCCTACCACAACCTGATCCACGCCGCCGACGTGACGCAGACGGCGCACTTTCTCATGCTGCACACGGGAACCATG CACTGGCTCAACGAACTGGAGATCCTGGCCATGGTTTTGGCGGCGGCCATTCACGACTTTGAGCACACGGGCACCACCAACAACTTTCACATCCACACCAG GTCCGAGGTGGCCACCTTGTACAACGACCGCTCGGTGCTGGAGAACCACCACGTGAGCGCCGCCTACAGGCTGATGGCGGACGACGACACCAACATCCTGATCAACCTCAACAAGGACGACTGGAGGCCA CTGCGCGCGCTGGTGATTGAGATGGTGATGTCGACGGACATGTCGTGCCACTTCCAGCAGATCAAGAGCATGAGGAACGTCCTGGCGCAGCCGCACGG CGTGGACAAGGTGAAGCTTCTGTCTCTGATGCTGCACGCCGCCGACATCAGCCACCCGGCCAAAAGCTGGCCTCTGCACTACCGCTGGACGCACAGTCTCATGGAGGAGTTCTTCAGACAG GGGGACAAAGAAGTGGAGCTGGGCCTTCCCTTTTCTCCTCTGTGTGACCGCAAAGCCACCATGATCGCGCAGTCGCAGATCG GTTTCATCGACTTCATCGTGGAGCCCACCTTCGGCGTCCTGGTGGAGGTGGCCCAGAAAGTCATGGCCCCCCTGCTGGAGGAGGAGAGGAAAGGGAGCGAGTCGGGAAGCGGCTCGGTGGCCGTCGACTCGCTCCAGAGGCGCGCCCACCGTGCCGACTTCTCGCTGGCCGCCGTCGACCTGCCCGCGCTGGGGAGGCGCCTGAGCGACGTCATCAACCGCAACAAGGACAGGTGGAAGGAGCTCTCCGTGGACG AATTGGCCAATAGGGAGCAAGAAGacccggaggaggaggagtcgtCAGAGAGCCCCGTTCACAGGGCCGACCAATCACGGGACTCGCCCGAGCAAACGCCAAACCGCCAAGAGTCGCCCGACATCCGGACGGAAAACCGTTCCGGATGGAACG GGGCGGGGCCgggagaggaagaagaagaggaggaccgGGAAGTGCCCGAAAACGCCTAG